In a single window of the Streptomyces sp. NBC_00285 genome:
- a CDS encoding NUDIX hydrolase, which translates to MDYDKYAHEPFAVTVDLAVLTVAEGALHALLVERGQEPYAGRWALPGGFVHPDESAETAARRELAEETGLSDLSGLHLEQLRTYSDPDRDPRMRVVSVAFAALLPDPPEPHGGSDAAEARWVRYDETGSLAFDHDRILADAHDRVGAKLEYTCLATSFCPPEFTLGELQQVYETVWGTALDRPNFRRKVLATPGFVEAVPGAARLTGGRGKPAALYRAGPATTLHPPLLRPSPEGRPA; encoded by the coding sequence GTGGACTACGACAAGTACGCCCACGAGCCCTTCGCCGTCACCGTCGATCTCGCCGTCCTGACCGTCGCCGAAGGCGCGCTGCACGCGCTGCTCGTGGAGCGGGGACAGGAACCGTACGCCGGACGATGGGCGCTGCCCGGCGGGTTCGTGCACCCGGACGAGTCCGCGGAGACCGCCGCGCGGCGCGAACTCGCCGAGGAGACCGGCCTGTCGGACCTCTCCGGGCTGCACCTGGAACAGCTGCGGACCTACAGCGACCCCGACCGCGACCCACGCATGCGGGTCGTCTCCGTCGCCTTCGCGGCGCTGCTTCCCGACCCTCCCGAGCCGCACGGCGGCAGCGACGCGGCCGAGGCCCGCTGGGTGCGCTACGACGAGACAGGGTCGCTGGCCTTCGACCACGACCGGATTCTGGCCGACGCCCACGACCGCGTCGGCGCCAAGCTCGAATACACCTGCCTCGCCACCTCCTTCTGCCCGCCCGAGTTCACCCTCGGCGAGCTCCAGCAGGTGTACGAGACCGTGTGGGGGACCGCCCTCGACCGGCCCAACTTCCGCCGCAAGGTGCTCGCCACGCCCGGCTTCGTCGAAGCCGTTCCCGGCGCCGCGCGTCTGACCGGCGGCCGCGGGAAACCGGCCGCGCTCTACCGCGCGGGACCGGCCACCACCCTGCACCCCCCTCTCCTTCGACCGTCCCCGGAAGGACGCCCCGCATGA
- a CDS encoding DUF6529 family protein, producing MTVDPNAATQSWPAPEPERRPGPARYLIPALVAAAVAVALGAYGKVHDPTGTAFNLAGFSSTGAVKSWLATVAFFFAIVQLVSALMVYGKLPGPSWSSTLHRWSGRVAFLVAVPVAVHCLYALGFQSYESRVLWHSLFGCFFFGVFSAKMLLLRSERLPGWLLPIIGGLVFSALTILWLTSALWFFRTFGVTT from the coding sequence ATGACCGTCGACCCGAACGCGGCCACCCAGAGCTGGCCCGCACCCGAACCCGAGCGCCGCCCCGGCCCGGCCCGCTATCTGATCCCCGCCCTCGTGGCCGCCGCGGTGGCGGTCGCCCTGGGCGCCTACGGCAAGGTCCACGACCCGACGGGGACGGCCTTCAATCTCGCGGGTTTCAGCAGCACGGGCGCGGTGAAGTCGTGGCTCGCGACGGTCGCGTTCTTCTTCGCGATCGTGCAGCTCGTCTCGGCCCTGATGGTCTACGGCAAGCTGCCGGGCCCGAGTTGGTCCTCCACCCTGCACCGCTGGTCCGGTCGCGTCGCGTTCCTCGTCGCGGTGCCGGTCGCGGTGCACTGTCTGTACGCGCTGGGCTTCCAGTCGTACGAATCACGCGTTCTGTGGCACTCCCTCTTCGGTTGCTTCTTCTTCGGTGTCTTCAGTGCCAAGATGCTGCTGCTCCGCTCGGAGCGACTTCCCGGCTGGCTGCTGCCGATCATCGGTGGGCTCGTCTTCAGCGCGCTCACGATCCTCTGGCTGACCTCGGCCCTCTGGTTCTTCCGCACCTTCGGAGTGACGACATGA
- a CDS encoding pseudouridine synthase → MRSSGSGSGRNNGRGNPRGSSGGGKPRGTGGGGSQPKGGAGRDDRPKREGSPRPEERRYDVGPGATHDGPKSGRGASARGGAKGGPRQSQDTGRGRWVPATSREYEARAEERNRERYAGKKDVKPPKTFPGAEQEGERLQKILARAGYGSRRACEELIEQARVEVNGEIVLEQGKRVDPEHDEVRVDGLTVATQSYQFFSLNKPAGVVSTMEDNEGRQCLGDYVTNRETRLFHVGRLDTETEGVILLTNHGELAHRLTHPKYGVKKVYLAHIVGPIPRDLGKRLKDGIQLEDGYAKADHFRVVEQTGKNYLVEVTLHEGRKHIVRRMLAEAGFPVDKLVRVAFGPITLGDQKSGWLRRLSNTEVGMLMQEVDL, encoded by the coding sequence ATGCGAAGCAGTGGCAGTGGCAGCGGCAGGAACAACGGGCGCGGCAACCCCCGGGGAAGCAGCGGGGGCGGGAAGCCCCGCGGGACGGGTGGCGGTGGCTCCCAGCCGAAGGGCGGGGCGGGGCGGGACGACAGGCCGAAGCGCGAGGGCAGTCCCCGTCCCGAGGAGCGCCGCTACGACGTGGGTCCCGGCGCCACCCACGACGGTCCGAAGTCCGGGCGCGGTGCCTCCGCGCGCGGCGGGGCCAAGGGCGGCCCCAGGCAGAGCCAGGACACCGGGCGTGGCCGTTGGGTCCCGGCGACCTCCCGCGAGTACGAGGCGCGGGCGGAGGAGCGCAACCGTGAGCGGTACGCGGGCAAGAAGGACGTGAAGCCGCCGAAGACCTTCCCGGGCGCCGAGCAGGAGGGCGAGCGGCTGCAGAAGATCCTCGCCCGCGCGGGCTACGGCTCGCGGCGGGCCTGTGAGGAGCTCATCGAGCAGGCGCGGGTCGAGGTCAACGGCGAGATCGTCCTGGAGCAGGGCAAGCGGGTCGACCCGGAGCATGACGAGGTCAGGGTCGACGGCCTGACGGTGGCGACGCAGTCGTACCAGTTCTTCTCGCTGAACAAGCCCGCCGGTGTCGTCTCCACGATGGAGGACAACGAGGGCCGGCAGTGCCTCGGCGACTACGTGACCAACCGCGAGACGCGGCTGTTCCACGTGGGCCGGCTCGACACCGAGACCGAGGGCGTCATCCTGCTCACCAACCACGGCGAGCTGGCGCACCGGCTGACCCACCCCAAGTACGGCGTGAAGAAGGTCTACCTCGCGCACATCGTGGGCCCGATCCCGCGCGACCTGGGCAAGCGGCTCAAGGACGGCATCCAGTTGGAGGACGGGTACGCGAAGGCGGACCACTTCCGGGTCGTCGAGCAGACCGGCAAGAACTACCTCGTCGAGGTGACCCTCCACGAGGGCCGCAAGCACATCGTCCGCCGCATGCTCGCCGAGGCGGGCTTCCCGGTCGACAAACTGGTGCGGGTCGCCTTCGGTCCCATCACCCTGGGCGACCAGAAGTCGGGCTGGCTGCGACGGTTGTCCAACACCGAGGTCGGCATGCTGATGCAGGAAGTCGATCTGTAG
- a CDS encoding segregation and condensation protein A yields the protein MTSNDVPVPGAGGAAARRRVLGRGPGSPAVAAPADVAQSEPLAEGEAAAPAQAAGHEDGVGDPAEPQASDPGEVGPGEAEPGEVEPGDEASDGVFKVRLANFEGPFDLLLQLISKHKLDVTEVALSKVTDEFMAYIRAMGPDWDLDETTEFLVVAATLLDLKAARLLPAAEVEDEADLALLEARDLLFARLLQYRAYKQIADIFNRRLDEEARRYPRTVGLEPHHAELLPEVVISIGAEGFAKLAVQAMQPKPKPQVYVDHIHAPLVSVQEQAGIVVARLRELGEASFRLLVEDADDTLTVVARFLALLELYREKAVALDQETALGELIVRWTGGAGEAAPTVTDEFDRPPEPPKEDKA from the coding sequence ATGACCTCGAACGACGTTCCCGTGCCCGGCGCCGGTGGCGCTGCCGCTCGTCGGCGTGTGCTGGGGCGGGGGCCGGGATCGCCGGCCGTTGCCGCACCGGCGGACGTGGCGCAGAGCGAGCCGCTTGCCGAGGGCGAGGCTGCCGCTCCCGCCCAGGCGGCCGGGCACGAGGACGGCGTCGGCGATCCGGCGGAGCCGCAAGCCAGTGACCCTGGCGAAGTCGGCCCCGGGGAAGCCGAACCCGGGGAGGTCGAACCCGGGGACGAAGCCTCCGACGGTGTCTTCAAGGTGCGGCTCGCCAACTTCGAGGGGCCCTTCGATCTCCTCCTCCAGCTGATCTCGAAGCACAAGCTGGACGTCACCGAAGTGGCGCTCTCCAAGGTCACCGACGAGTTCATGGCGTACATCCGGGCGATGGGCCCGGACTGGGACCTGGACGAGACGACCGAGTTCCTCGTCGTCGCGGCCACCCTCCTCGACCTCAAGGCCGCCCGGCTGCTGCCCGCCGCCGAGGTCGAGGACGAGGCGGACCTGGCGCTCCTCGAAGCGCGGGACCTGCTCTTCGCGCGGCTGCTCCAGTACCGCGCGTACAAGCAGATCGCCGACATCTTCAACCGGCGTCTCGACGAGGAGGCCCGGCGCTATCCCCGTACCGTCGGGCTGGAGCCGCACCACGCGGAGCTGCTGCCCGAGGTGGTCATCAGCATCGGTGCCGAGGGGTTCGCGAAGCTCGCCGTGCAGGCGATGCAGCCCAAGCCCAAGCCGCAGGTGTACGTCGACCACATCCACGCGCCCCTGGTGAGCGTCCAGGAGCAGGCGGGGATCGTGGTCGCACGGCTCAGGGAGCTCGGTGAGGCCAGCTTCCGTCTGCTGGTGGAGGACGCGGACGACACCCTGACCGTGGTGGCGAGGTTCCTCGCGCTGCTGGAGCTGTACCGCGAGAAGGCCGTGGCGCTGGACCAGGAGACCGCTCTGGGGGAGCTGATCGTGCGGTGGACCGGCGGGGCGGGGGAGGCCGCGCCCACCGTGACCGACGAGTTCGACCGACCGCCTGAGCCGCCCAAGGAGGACAAGGCGTGA
- a CDS encoding ADP-ribosylglycohydrolase family protein, with the protein MTTILTKRAATGTLVGLALGDALGFPTEFNSVPSILAKCGPWREMQLSTPAIVSDDTQMTLAVARGLRTAMDRGVLGSDMAEPVRREFIAWNRSPENNRAPGNTCLRACDLLERTDLPWQDASQIGSKGCGANMRVAPVGLVPGLSDEQRAGAAQLQAALTHGHPTALAASDLTARAVRLLTRGAEPGELVGMLRSYAEANRGRYHQRWLGDLWTRSQDPTSGQFIARGWDECLAILDRLDDAVRTASPEEDPCLATGAGWIAEEALATGLLCFLQFPEEPLTALRRAACTSGDSDSIACLTGAFAGAHLGAEAWPVEWADRIEYGSELVTLGALWDA; encoded by the coding sequence ATGACCACGATCCTCACCAAACGCGCCGCCACCGGAACGCTCGTCGGTCTGGCCCTCGGGGACGCCCTCGGCTTCCCGACCGAGTTCAACAGCGTGCCGTCGATCCTCGCCAAGTGCGGGCCGTGGCGGGAGATGCAGCTGTCGACACCGGCGATCGTCAGCGACGACACACAGATGACGCTGGCGGTGGCGAGGGGGCTGCGGACGGCGATGGACCGGGGGGTGCTCGGGTCCGACATGGCCGAGCCGGTCCGCCGGGAGTTCATCGCGTGGAACCGCTCCCCGGAGAACAACCGCGCCCCCGGCAACACCTGCCTCAGGGCGTGCGACCTGCTGGAGCGCACGGATCTGCCCTGGCAGGACGCCAGCCAGATCGGCTCCAAGGGCTGCGGCGCCAACATGCGCGTCGCTCCCGTCGGACTCGTCCCCGGGCTCAGCGACGAACAGCGCGCCGGTGCCGCCCAGTTGCAGGCCGCGCTCACCCACGGGCACCCGACCGCGCTCGCCGCGTCCGACCTCACCGCACGTGCCGTACGGCTGCTCACGCGGGGGGCCGAGCCCGGTGAACTGGTCGGGATGCTGCGGTCGTACGCCGAGGCGAACCGGGGCCGGTACCACCAGCGTTGGCTCGGCGACCTGTGGACACGCAGTCAGGACCCGACGTCCGGGCAGTTCATCGCGCGCGGCTGGGACGAGTGCCTGGCGATCCTCGACCGGCTCGACGACGCCGTGCGCACCGCCTCGCCGGAGGAGGACCCGTGCCTGGCCACCGGGGCCGGCTGGATTGCTGAAGAGGCCCTGGCCACCGGGCTGTTGTGCTTCCTGCAGTTCCCGGAGGAGCCGCTGACCGCTCTGCGCCGGGCCGCCTGCACCTCCGGCGACTCCGACTCGATCGCCTGCCTGACGGGCGCCTTCGCAGGCGCCCACCTGGGTGCCGAGGCATGGCCCGTGGAGTGGGCCGACCGGATCGAATACGGCAGCGAGCTGGTGACCCTCGGGGCGCTCTGGGACGCCTGA
- a CDS encoding Rieske (2Fe-2S) protein, with product MTHSPTRRTALLATGATALTVGCGQYGGNSDSGSSSVEASAGTELARTGDIPVGGGKIFKDEKVVVTQPKKGEFKAFSNICTHQGCAVTSVSGGTINCPCHGSKFNIADGSVANPPAAKPLPEQQITVSGDSIQLA from the coding sequence ATGACGCACAGCCCGACGCGACGCACGGCCCTTCTCGCGACGGGCGCCACCGCGCTGACCGTCGGCTGCGGCCAGTACGGCGGCAACAGTGACTCCGGGTCCAGCTCGGTGGAGGCGTCGGCCGGCACCGAACTGGCCAGGACGGGCGACATCCCGGTCGGCGGCGGGAAGATCTTCAAGGACGAGAAGGTCGTCGTCACACAGCCGAAAAAGGGCGAGTTCAAGGCCTTCTCGAACATCTGCACCCACCAGGGCTGCGCGGTGACGAGCGTGTCCGGCGGCACCATCAACTGCCCGTGCCACGGCAGCAAGTTCAACATCGCGGACGGCTCGGTGGCCAACCCGCCGGCGGCGAAGCCGCTGCCGGAGCAGCAGATCACCGTCAGCGGGGACTCGATCCAGCTCGCCTAG
- the scpB gene encoding SMC-Scp complex subunit ScpB, producing MSEETTEVRTGPVSVADLDLKPALEAVLMVVDEPATEEYLSKILERPRRLIGKALRELADDYTAQGRGFELRYVAGGWRFYTRAEYTAAVERFVLDGQQARLTQAALETLAVVAYRQPVSRSRVSVVRGVNCDGVMRTLLQRGLVAEAGTEPETGAILYVTTNYFLERMGLRGLDELPELAPFLPEAEAIEAETLEGVPSFDPDAPDADADDSTTTEL from the coding sequence GTGAGCGAGGAGACCACCGAGGTCCGGACGGGGCCCGTCAGTGTCGCCGACCTCGATCTGAAGCCGGCTCTGGAGGCCGTCCTCATGGTCGTGGACGAGCCCGCGACCGAGGAGTACCTGTCGAAGATCCTGGAGCGGCCGCGGCGGCTGATCGGCAAGGCGCTCAGGGAACTCGCGGACGACTACACCGCGCAGGGCCGCGGCTTCGAGCTGCGGTACGTCGCGGGCGGCTGGCGTTTCTACACCCGCGCCGAGTACACCGCGGCCGTGGAACGCTTCGTCCTGGACGGGCAGCAGGCCCGGCTCACCCAGGCGGCGCTGGAGACGCTGGCGGTGGTCGCCTACCGCCAGCCGGTCAGCCGCAGCAGGGTCTCCGTGGTGCGCGGAGTGAACTGTGACGGCGTGATGCGCACCCTTCTCCAGCGGGGTCTGGTGGCGGAGGCGGGCACGGAACCCGAAACAGGTGCGATCCTGTACGTGACGACGAACTACTTCCTGGAGCGGATGGGCCTGCGCGGTCTGGACGAGCTCCCGGAGCTGGCGCCCTTCCTCCCGGAGGCTGAGGCGATCGAGGCCGAGACGCTGGAAGGGGTCCCGTCGTTCGATCCGGACGCACCGGATGCAGATGCAGACGACTCGACGACGACGGAACTTTGA
- a CDS encoding TIGR03086 family metal-binding protein produces MSAGELLERSLAYALGSVAEAGSAGLGRGTPCAEWDLGDLLGHLDDSLDALYEGLTGARIGLFPHADRVCGFRSRARAVLGAWAAGPPEDVLVGERPLDVRVMAAVGAVEITVHGWDVARACGQRRPIPDGLAAELLSVARCVVGEEDRGVRFAAPVAVPSCAEPEVRLLGFLGRRS; encoded by the coding sequence ATGAGTGCGGGAGAGCTGCTGGAGCGTTCGCTCGCCTACGCGCTGGGCAGCGTGGCGGAAGCGGGGAGTGCGGGGCTCGGCAGGGGGACGCCCTGCGCCGAATGGGATCTGGGGGACCTGCTGGGCCATCTCGACGACTCCCTGGACGCGCTGTACGAGGGGCTCACCGGTGCGCGGATCGGGCTGTTCCCGCACGCCGACCGGGTCTGCGGCTTCCGGTCACGTGCGCGTGCCGTGCTCGGCGCGTGGGCGGCCGGGCCGCCCGAGGACGTGCTGGTGGGTGAACGGCCGCTGGACGTACGGGTGATGGCCGCTGTCGGCGCCGTCGAGATCACCGTGCACGGGTGGGACGTGGCCCGGGCGTGCGGGCAGCGGCGGCCCATCCCGGACGGCCTCGCGGCCGAACTGCTGTCCGTCGCCCGGTGCGTGGTGGGGGAGGAGGACCGGGGCGTGCGGTTCGCCGCACCGGTCGCCGTGCCGTCCTGCGCAGAGCCCGAGGTCCGGCTCCTCGGCTTCCTCGGGCGCCGTTCCTAG